The Aspergillus luchuensis IFO 4308 DNA, chromosome 7, nearly complete sequence genome has a segment encoding these proteins:
- a CDS encoding glycoside hydrolase family 76 protein (CAZy:GH76;~COG:G;~EggNog:ENOG410PFRH;~InterPro:IPR014480,IPR008928,IPR005198;~PFAM:PF03663;~SECRETED:SignalP(1-22);~TransMembrane:1 (n9-18c22/23o432-454i);~go_function: GO:0008496 - mannan endo-1,6-alpha-mannosidase activity [Evidence IEA];~go_process: GO:0005975 - carbohydrate metabolic process [Evidence IEA];~go_process: GO:0016052 - carbohydrate catabolic process [Evidence IEA]) has protein sequence MAGNQWLRCVLILALAVLGVQGISLDISSEDSVKNAASTAAYGMMKHYKGNESGEIPGKIPNTWWEGGAMFMTLMQYYHYTGDSTYNQEVIQGMQWQSGDCDYMPANWSSYIGNDDQMFWGLAAMTGAELNFPDSSDGYSWLSLAQGVFNTQVARWDNSTCDGGMRWQIYTYESGYTMKNAISNGGLFQLSARLARYTSNQTYYDWAERIWDWSTTTPLLSNSTWNVADSTSTTNDCSTQGDNQWSYNYGAYLGGAAYMYNYTNGTSTKWMNAVDGLLNRTLNTFFPSSHGGEILTEILCEPTEVCNDNEIIFKGLVSAWLAYTALLVPSTYNRILPKLQGSAQGAAATCTGYGNNTCGVRWWNSTWDGWSGLEEQMSVTSVFSSNMIAFNSSSAPLTSSTGGNSTSNPSAGTDDSSDDKTILSTITTGDRAGAGIVTVAFAGGWIGLMAWLMLG, from the exons ATGGCGGGGAATCAGTGGCTACGATGTGTGCTGATTCTGGCCCTGGCGGTACTTGGGGTCCAAGGTATCAGTCTTGATATCAGCAGCGAGG ATTCGGTCAAGAATGCAGCATCAACCGCCGCCTACGGCATGATGAAGCATTACAAAGGAAATGAATCTGGCGAAATTCCGGGCAAGATCCCCAATACTTGGTGGGAAGGTGGCGCCATGTTCATGACGCTCATGCAATACTATCACTACACGGGGGATTCCACCTACAACCAGGAAGTCATCCAGGGCATGCAGTGGCAGTCGGGCGATTGCGATTACATGCCGGCGAACTGGAGTAGCTACATC GGTAACGACGATCAAATGTTCTGGGGTTTGGCCGCTATGACTGGTGCCGAACTGAACTTTCCCGACTCTAGCGATGGATACTCCTGGCTTTCACTGGCGCAGGGTGTCTTCAATACCCAGGTCGCCCGCTGGGATAATTCTACCTGCGACGGGGGTATGCGGTGGCAGATTTACACCTACGAATCGGGTTATACCATGAAAAACGCCATTTCCAACGGTGGTCTGTTTCAACTGTCAGCTCGGCTGGCGCGCTATACTAGCAACCAGACCTACTATGACTGGGCAGAGCGCATCTGGGACTGGTCGACCACGACGCCGCTGTTGAGCAACTCAACCTGGAACGTCGCTGACTCGACATCGACGACAAACGACTGCAGTACCCAAGGAGATAACCAGTGGAGCTATAACTACGGCGCTTATCTTGGAGGAGCTGCGTACATGTACAATTAC ACCAACGGTACCAGCACCAAATGGATGAACGCCGTCGATGGCCTGCTGAATCGCACGTTGAACACGTTCTTCCCTTCGAGCCACGGCGGTGAAATCCTAACGGAGATTCTATGTGAACCGACAGAGGTGTGTAACGACAACGAAATCATCTTCAAGGGTCTCGTTTCTGCCTGGCTCGCCTACACAGCCCTACTGGTTCCGTCCACCTACAACAGAATCCTGCCCAAGCTGCAAGGATCTGCCCAGGGCGCTGCCGCAACCTGCACCGGGTATGGTAACAACACCTGCGGCGTGCGATGGTGGAACAGTACCTGGGATGGCTGGAGCGGTCTCGAGGAACAGATGAGCGTTACCAGCGTCTTCTCGTCGAATATGAtcgccttcaactcctcgTCTGCACCGCTGACTTCCAGCACGGGAggcaacagcaccagcaatcCGTCGGCCGGAACCGATGACAGCTCCGATGACAAGACCATTCTAAGCACGATCACCACGGGAGACCGCGCGGGAGCGGGCATCGTGACAGTTGCTTTTGCTGGGGGTTGGATTGGCTTGATGGCATGGTTGATGCTCGGTTAA
- a CDS encoding ureidoglycolate hydrolase (COG:F;~EggNog:ENOG410PQPV;~InterPro:IPR007247,IPR011051,IPR024060;~PFAM:PF04115;~go_function: GO:0004848 - ureidoglycolate hydrolase activity [Evidence IEA];~go_function: GO:0050385 - ureidoglycolate lyase activity [Evidence IEA];~go_process: GO:0000256 - allantoin catabolic process [Evidence IEA]), protein MPPPTLTTSPLLNLTPAPLTPDAFSDFGTAISSPLARNITTPPPESTLKTLSPVPVLANQSSALKYSPIGPMTDNYSTAPSGRPSSARMTMFSCFPRKLRTVAHKNVNVFDVRILERHPYTTQTFTPIDLSSQVKTSGAGGEVEEEPFYLVIVAPSLKGTTATARTDDGKTVKVVDPPDLSRLRAFVARGGQAVTYGAGTWHAPMVVIGKRRVDFVVVQFVNGVGDEDCQEVRFGEGIAVEVSGEGTKKALAKL, encoded by the coding sequence atgccaccaccaaccctcaccaccagtccactcctcaacctcacccCCGCTCCCCTCACCCCAGATGCCTTCTCCGATTTCGGCACAGCCATATCATCTCCCCTAGCTCGCAATATCaccactcctccaccagaGAGTACCCTGAAAACGCTATCGCCAGTCCCCGTCCTCGCCAATCAATCCTCTGCCCTGAAGTACAGCCCGATCGGTCCAATGACTGATAATTACTCCACCGCTCCGAGCGGCCGGCCCTCTTCCGCCCGCATGACTATGTTCTCGTGCTTTCCGCGCAAACTCCGCACTGTCGCCCATAAGAATGTGAATGTGTTTGACGTGCGCATTCTGGAAAGACACCCCTACACTACGCAAACTTTCACCCCAATTGATTTGTCGAGTCAGGTGAAGACGTCAGGCGCGGGAggcgaggtggaggaggagccgTTCTACTTGGTTATTGTGGCGCCTTCCTTGAAGGGCACTACGGCTACTGCGAGGACGGACGATGGGAAGACTGTAAAGGTGGTTGATCCGCCGGATCTGAGTCGCTTGAGGGCCTTTGTGGCTAGGGGTGGTCAGGCTGTTACGTATGGGGCGGGAACGTGGCATGCGCCTATGGTGGTTattgggaagaggagggtggattTTGTGGTAGTGCAGTTTGTgaatggggttggggatgaggattgTCAGGAGGTGAGGTTTGGGGAGGGCATCGCTGTAGAAGTATCGGGCGAGGGAACTAAGAAGGCTCTGGCGAAGCTTTGA
- the MSH1 gene encoding mismatch repair ATPase MSH1 (COG:L;~EggNog:ENOG410PFR9;~InterPro:IPR036187,IPR036678,IPR027417,IPR017261, IPR016151,IPR000432,IPR007695,IPR007696,IPR007860;~PFAM:PF05192,PF00488,PF01624;~go_function: GO:0005524 - ATP binding [Evidence IEA];~go_function: GO:0030983 - mismatched DNA binding [Evidence IEA];~go_process: GO:0006298 - mismatch repair [Evidence IEA]): MMRAHGLHMSYLCQSQARSIARPDIFPPYRCHVHRTICHHARRPSTLLPKVTCYSVPRRGAKTKTTVKLKDLPQGALKLQPYQEVVDDAPKYPAVVQGHWNNMQKFKNCVILTRVGGFYELYFEQAEEFAPLLNLKLASKKTSAGPVPMAGFPFFQLDRFLKILVQDLNKYVAVSEEFPNAAEDKLRSGGLLFERKVARIITPGTLIDEKFMDPSENNFLLAVYIDKSSLKEQLKQQDASSSQQHVLLSASQNVGLSWLDLSTGDFFTQVTTAQMLPSAIARIGAREILVDQGLQDVVGQELQLLIGHDQRLMTFFQFPKKVAPMARWEAMLEAPVLDAAAETFTREEVAAGYSLLEYIRVQLQGLNMKLQPPRRRHLDESMSIDRNSLRGLEILETARDGFGKGSLLHAVRRTSTKSGARLLRDRLTSPSTSLSIINERLDLVSIFIEDRDLHDNVIQFLKRSYDAQRLVQKFTLGRGDPDDLICLSRAIEASKEIRQVLSRKWHSEIDSQTKRSIGIMVDRIHMDGPTVLADKILAAIDEEGLLQKQRIEDDTAAEAALLAQSVTLNEGIPEDMAALPKKVKTKSSDRSNAAADEGTIADTWIMRRDASQALSELHQELEQLHTAKSELTQRLRESVGSSALTLKWTPGLGHICHVKGAKITQESLEELGVTRNVSATKSTRSFYLPAWTELGGQIDQVRAQIRQEEQVIFEHLRREVILNLVKIRRNAAVMDELDVACSFATLAQEQQLVRPILNEGTSHKIVGGRHPTVKLGLEEQGRRFVSNDCFLGGPERIWLVTGPNMAGKSTFLRQNALITILAQVGSFVPAAYAEIGLVDQIFSRIGAADDLFRDQSTFMVEMLETAAILKQATSRSFVIMDEVGRGTTPEDGTAVSFACLHHLHYHNKCRTLFATHFHVLADMTHNFDTLGRYCTDVKESASGSFSFVHRLRKGVNRESHALKVAQLAGLPREAIELAKSVRQRFSNHNNSPQWDENSAPKHTANGA, from the exons TGCAGCCTTAtcaggaggtggtggatgacgCCCCCAAATATCCGGCTGTTGTCCAAGGACACTGGAACAATATGCAGAAGTTCAAAAATTGCGTGATCTTAACTAGAGTAGGCGGCTTCTACGAG CTCTATTTTGAGCAAGCTGAAGAGTTCGCCCCGTTGCTCAACCTTAAGCTTGCCTCCAAAAAGACCAGTGCCGGCCCTGTTCCTATGGCTggttttcccttcttccagCTAGACCGTTTCCTAAAGATTCTTGTTCAGGATCTGAACAAGTATGTGGCTGTCAGCGAGGAATTTCCGAATGCCGCAGAAGACAAGCTCCGATCCGGCGGTCTTCTCTTCGAGCGTAAGGTGGCCAGAATCATCACACCTGGCACATTAATCGATGAGAAGTTCATGGATCCTTCCGAAAATAACTTTTTGTTGGCAGTCTACATTGATAAATCTTCGCTGAAGGAGCAGTTGAAGCAACAGGATGCCTCATCCTCGCAACAGCACGTCCTATTATCCGCATCCCAAAACGTAGGCTTGTCCTGGTTGGACCTCTCCACAGGCGACTTCTTTACGCAAGTAACTACAGCACAGATGCTACCGTCTGCTATCGCCAGGATTGGCGCCCGAGAGATACTCGTGGACCAAGGTCTCCAGGATGTAGTCGGACAGGAGCTGCAGTTATTGATTGGACACGACCAACGATTGATGACTTTCTTCCAATTTCCGAAAAAGGTTGCGCCCATGGCCCGATGGGAAGCTATGCTTGAAGCCCCTGTATTAGACGCCGCCGCAGAAACGTTTACGCGTGAAGAAGTTGCCGCCGGGTACAGTCTCTTGGAGTATATCCGGGTTCAATTGCAAGGCTTGAATATGAAGCTTcagcctcctcgtcgccgACACTTGGACGAGTCAATGAGCATTGACCGCAATAGCTTGAGAGGTCTAGAAATACTGGAGACTGCCCGTGATGGCTTTGGGAAAGGAAGCCTACTTCATGCAGTGCGGCGGACCTCTACCAAGAGCGGAGCACGTTTGCTGAGAGACCGTTTAA CGTCGCCTTCCACTTCTCTATCGATAATCAACGAACGGCTTGACCTTGTTTCGATATTCATCGAAGACCGTGATCTGCACGACAATGTGATTCAGTTTCTCAAACGCAGTTATGATGCCCAACGTCTAGTTCAGAAATTTACACTTGGTCGGGGTGACCCTGATGATTTGATCTGTCTTTCAAGGGCAATTGAAGCCTCTAAAGAAATCCGACAAGTTCTATCAAGGAAGTGGCATAGCGAGATTGATAGTCAAACCAAGCGCAGCATTGGAATTATGGTCGACCGAATTCACATGGATGGGCCTACAGTCTTAGCTGACAAAATCCTGGCAGCAATTGACGAGGAGGGTCtgctgcagaagcagcgCATTGAAGACGACACAGCTGCAGAGGCAGCACTTCTAGCACAGTCTGTCACTCTGAATGAGGGTATACCAGAGGACATGGCTGCACTACCGAAGAAAGTCAAGACAAAAAGTAGTGATCGATCTAACGCAGCTGCGGATGAGGGGACGATTGCCGATACCTGGATCATGAGACGAGATGCAAGCCAAGCTTTAAGTGAACTTCATCAGGAGTTAGAGCAATTACACACAGCAAAATCAGAGCTAACACAGCGTCTCCGCGAGTCGGTGGGTTCATCTGCGCTAACACTCAAGTGGACTCCGGGATTGGGTCACATATGCCATGTCAAGGGGGCTAAAATCACCCAAGAATCATTGGAGGAACTTGGAGTAACACGAAATGTCTCGGCCACCAAGTCGACGAGGTCGTTTTACTTACCAGCGTGGACAGAGCTAGGCGGTCAGATAGATCAAGTGAGGGCTCAGATccgtcaagaagaacaagtgaTCTTTGAGCATCTGCGACGGGAGGTCATCCTCAATCTTGTCAAAATCCGACGAAATGCAGCCGTTATGGACGAACTCGACGTCGCATGCTCATTTGCCACATTGGCACAGGAACAGCAACTAGTGCGCCCGATCCTCAACGAAGGCACGAGTCACAAGATTGTGGGCGGACGTCATCCCACAGTCAAGCTTGGACTCGAGGAGCAAGGCCGACGGTTTGTCAGCAATGATTGCTTTCTCGGAGGCCCAGAGCGTATATGGCTTGTGACCGGTCCCAACATGGCAGGTAAAAGCACATTTCTGCGACAAAACGCACTCATCACTATCCTAGCCCAGGTCGGGTCATTTGTCCCTGCAGCGTACGCAGAGATTGGCTTGGTTGACCAGATCTTCAGTCGCATCGGAGCCGCTGATGATCTGTTCCGAGACCAGTCTACATTCATGGTGGAGATGCTGGAAACAGCAGCTATTCTCAAACAAGCAACCTCGCGCTCGTTTGTCATCATGGACGAGGTCGGGCGTGGGACCACGCCAGAAGACGGAACTGCCGTCAGTTTTGCATGCTTGCATCACCTGCATTATCACAACAAATGCCGGACACTGTTTGCGACTCATTTCCATGTCCTTGCCGACATGACTCACAACTTTGACACCCTCGGGAGATACTGCACCGATGTCAAAGAATCCGCTTCTGGATCATTCTCATTCGTCCATCGACTACGCAAGGGTGTAAACCGCGAGTCGCATGCATTGAAAGTTGCTCAATTGGCCGGACTACCCAGGGAGGCCATCGAACTGGCAAAGAGCGTGCGTCAGCGATTTTCTaaccacaacaacagcccACAATGGGATGAGAACTCGGCACCAAAACATACAGCAAACGGAGCCTGA